TATTTCCGATAACAACCTGGAACTGATCGTTCTGGAATTGAGCCCCGAGTACACCATTCAGCTTCCCGATTTCAGCGATCTGAACCTGCTTCTCATCCTTCACATTGAAGCGCAATCTGGTGATACAGTGCCAGGCCTGATCTATGTTCCCCTGTCCGCCCATATGACGGATAATTTCCTGGGATAGCTCTCTGTTGTTCACTTGTCATTCCTCCTAGTAATGTAGGCATAAAAAAACCAAATGCGCTCCAAGCCTGCGGATCACCGCAGATTCGGTACATTTGGTGGTGCCTGATCGGGTCAGTAACACTCCATATGTTAAGGACAGAGGCTCATTCTGCACCGGAGCGCGAAGTCATCCGCTCCACGTGAATGATCAGATAGACCATTTCGTCCTTATTGATATGAAAACCATATTCCTGCTCTACAAATTGCTTGATCTTGCGAACACATTCGTAACTGTCCGGGTATCTCTCGGATAGAACATCATACAGGAAATGCTCATCCTTGAAGGACAGCGTGACCTTGTTCATTTGCCTGACAATAAAGTACCTGAGATGCGTTATAAATCTGGAGTAGTTCATAGAATCCTGCTCCAGCTTCATATTAAAATGCTCTGTCATCAAATGGAGAATCTGATTAATCATCGTTGTAATCTTAAGCGTCTGATTCATCGTGCCGTGTTCAATTTGGGCATTGACGAAGTGCAGGGCGATGAAGCTGGCCTCAGACTCGGGTAAGATCACCTGAAAGGCCTCATTGATCAGAGCTACGGCCTTCTGGCCGGCCATGAACTCTTTGGGGTACAGATGTCTGACCTCCCACTGCAGCGGACTTTGAATCTCCAGCTTTTTCTCCAGCCGTTCCAGGGCATAATGGATATGGTCGGATAACGGCAGCAGGATGGAATCATTGATCCTTGCCCCAATATACTGATGACCGAGCTGGATGATCTGATCGGCAATATCGATGACCGGCAGAGGAATCTCGTTGAAGAACTGCTCGATCCGCTGGTACCTTTCATCCGCGCCAATGCGGAAGGTTTTTTGAATCTCTTCCCGCCTTAGCGTCTGCCCCTTTACTTTTTTGAACCCAATTCCAGTGCCAATTACAATCAATTCATTTCCTTCCGGGTCTTCTGCCAGAGCAATGTTGTTGTTTAGGGATTTCTTGAATATCACTTAATTCCCCCCTCTGAAAACAAAAAACCACCAAAGTCTGATACACAAGAGGATTCTTGTATACTCATTGACAATGGTGGTGCCTGATCGTATCAGTGACACTCCTTAATATGTCCATATTGTATATTTATTAGACAAGCGCTGTCAACCATTTTAAAGCGCTTTATTTTTCCAAAAAATCTAATTTACATAATATGTTAAATATGGTATCCTCAAATTGGATGCGCTTCCATATGCAAATATATTTTAAGGAGGATATGTGAAATGAAGAAGATTGTCACCCGTATTGCCGCTCTGGCTCTGACGGCAGCGCTGATGCTGCCCGCAATGTCCTATGCCTCGCCTGTAGCCGAAGAGCAGGATCTGAGCCTCTCTGCGGATGCCGCTGCGGCTGTAACCAGTACCATCACGCCTGCTCCGCAAGGCTATGACGGGTACCGCAATAATATCCCGCACGGCAATGTTCAGCAGATCTCCTACTATTCGACTACAGTGGGCAAGACCCGGAACGCAATGGTCTACACCCCTCCAGGCTATAATCCTTCCAAGACCTATAACGTTCTCTACCTGCTGCACGGCATTGGCGGTGACCAGTATGAGTGGCTGAACGGCATGAATCCGCGCAATATTCTGGACAACCTGTACTCCGAGAACAAGCTAGAACCGATGATCGTGGTGTTCCCGAACGGCCGCGCGATGGCGGATGACCGTCCAATCGGCGATATTTATGCACCGGACAAGGTAGCCGCCTTCGAGCGGTTTGAATTCGACCTGATTAATGATCTCATTCCTTATGTTGACTCCCACTTCCCGGTATACAAAAACAAGCAAAACCGCGCCCTGGCCGGCTTATCGATGGGCGGCGGCCAGACGCTGAACTTCGGGCTTAAGCATCTGGACAAGTTCTCCTGGATCGGTGCGTTCTCGTCTGCCCCGAATACGAAGCCGGCTTCACAGCTGATCACCAATCCGGCTCAGACGGCCAGCCAGCTGAAGCTGCTCTGGCTCTCCTGCGGCGCTTCGGACGGCCTCTTGTATATCAGCCAGAACTTCCATAACAGCCTGAACAGCATGAACGTCCCGCATCTGTGGTATCTGGA
This region of Paenibacillus sp. FSL K6-1096 genomic DNA includes:
- a CDS encoding PRD domain-containing protein yields the protein MIFKKSLNNNIALAEDPEGNELIVIGTGIGFKKVKGQTLRREEIQKTFRIGADERYQRIEQFFNEIPLPVIDIADQIIQLGHQYIGARINDSILLPLSDHIHYALERLEKKLEIQSPLQWEVRHLYPKEFMAGQKAVALINEAFQVILPESEASFIALHFVNAQIEHGTMNQTLKITTMINQILHLMTEHFNMKLEQDSMNYSRFITHLRYFIVRQMNKVTLSFKDEHFLYDVLSERYPDSYECVRKIKQFVEQEYGFHINKDEMVYLIIHVERMTSRSGAE
- a CDS encoding alpha/beta hydrolase-fold protein yields the protein MKKIVTRIAALALTAALMLPAMSYASPVAEEQDLSLSADAAAAVTSTITPAPQGYDGYRNNIPHGNVQQISYYSTTVGKTRNAMVYTPPGYNPSKTYNVLYLLHGIGGDQYEWLNGMNPRNILDNLYSENKLEPMIVVFPNGRAMADDRPIGDIYAPDKVAAFERFEFDLINDLIPYVDSHFPVYKNKQNRALAGLSMGGGQTLNFGLKHLDKFSWIGAFSSAPNTKPASQLITNPAQTASQLKLLWLSCGASDGLLYISQNFHNSLNSMNVPHLWYLDVGGHEGKVWSSGLYQFSQRIFK